The following proteins are co-located in the Desulfoscipio sp. XC116 genome:
- a CDS encoding DUF3866 family protein, whose translation MIRTRQGRVLTVRTRRRNMTELTVQIPGEPERKAYNYDLLTGPVETGDIVVLNTTAVTKGLGTGGAHFVMANVSRPEHNARPAGHIMKLRYSPCQVKVLAAEEPDSPDADIIKNTASLDGIPVVVGTLHSMLAPAAAGVKTATGGRARVVYVMTDGAALPLPLSNLVHDLQTKSLLDATVTCGHAFGGDWECINIYTALLTAKAVARADVIIVAMGPGIVGTASPLGFTGVEQGEIINAVNILGGRAVAIPRISFADARERHRGISHHTVTALGKIALTSCTVVLPELADNRQWALIRDQLSRAWPADKHRLVRQEGGPALAELEHRGIKVTSMGRTPEDDPAFFLSAGAAGIYAAGLLI comes from the coding sequence TTGATCAGGACACGGCAGGGCCGGGTTCTAACCGTTAGGACCCGACGGCGGAATATGACGGAATTAACGGTTCAAATACCGGGGGAGCCGGAGCGGAAAGCTTACAACTACGATTTGCTTACCGGCCCGGTGGAAACCGGGGACATTGTGGTGCTGAATACCACAGCCGTAACCAAAGGGCTGGGCACGGGCGGCGCCCATTTTGTGATGGCTAACGTTTCCAGGCCGGAGCATAATGCCCGCCCGGCCGGGCACATTATGAAACTGCGTTACAGCCCGTGCCAGGTGAAAGTGCTGGCAGCGGAAGAACCGGACAGCCCCGACGCCGACATTATCAAAAATACCGCCTCTCTGGATGGTATACCGGTAGTGGTGGGCACGCTGCATAGTATGCTGGCGCCCGCGGCTGCGGGCGTCAAAACCGCCACCGGCGGCCGGGCCCGGGTGGTATATGTGATGACGGACGGGGCTGCCTTACCGCTGCCCTTAAGTAACCTGGTGCACGACCTGCAGACCAAAAGCCTGCTGGACGCCACTGTTACTTGCGGCCATGCCTTTGGCGGCGACTGGGAGTGTATCAATATTTACACCGCGCTGCTGACGGCAAAGGCAGTGGCCCGGGCGGATGTAATAATTGTAGCTATGGGGCCGGGTATTGTGGGCACTGCTTCGCCGCTGGGCTTCACGGGTGTGGAACAGGGGGAAATAATTAACGCTGTGAATATACTGGGCGGTCGGGCGGTGGCCATTCCCCGCATTAGTTTCGCCGATGCCCGGGAAAGGCACCGGGGCATCAGTCACCACACTGTAACTGCTCTGGGTAAGATAGCCCTGACTTCCTGCACGGTGGTGCTGCCCGAGCTGGCTGATAATCGACAGTGGGCATTGATACGGGACCAGCTAAGCCGGGCCTGGCCGGCGGATAAGCACCGTCTGGTGCGGCAAGAGGGCGGGCCGGCTTTGGCGGAATTGGAGCACCGGGGGATCAAGGTTACTTCCATGGGGCGTACGCCGGAAGACGACCCGGCCTTTTTCCTGTCTGCCGGTGCGGCGGGCATTTATGCGGCCGGGCTGCTGATCTAA
- a CDS encoding M20/M25/M40 family metallo-hydrolase: MINRERLVAEFMEMVRVDSESRREARMAALLTEKLRRLGFTTYVDDAGPKTGSDTGNLIARRSGSADAPALMFSAHMDTVSPGRGIKPLEEDGIIRSAGATVLGADDKAGVAAILEAVRVLQEQKLPHGDLELVFTTCEEVGLSGVKFLDFPRLKARMGYVLDSNGPAGTIINRGPSQDEIYAEMLGVAAHAGINPEDGVNAIQVASRAIAAMQLGRIDHETTANIGIISGGVAINIVPEKVMIKGETRSLQEQKRIKHTKIICETLERAAREGGAQLEVKVENIYPAMAVPEDSLVVRLAQKAARDIGLQPVVKSTGGGSDTHIFNEHGILSVNLGIAMQKVHTTDEFITVEDLVMDAAYVLAVINAATARAAGKGASAF, from the coding sequence TTGATAAATAGGGAGCGGTTGGTGGCTGAGTTTATGGAAATGGTGCGGGTGGACAGCGAAAGCCGGCGGGAAGCCCGTATGGCCGCGCTGCTGACAGAGAAGCTGCGGCGCTTGGGATTTACTACTTACGTGGACGATGCCGGACCTAAAACCGGCTCGGACACAGGTAATTTAATCGCTCGGCGATCCGGCAGCGCGGATGCGCCCGCCCTTATGTTTTCGGCTCATATGGATACGGTATCGCCGGGGCGCGGCATTAAGCCGCTGGAGGAAGACGGTATCATACGCTCAGCCGGAGCTACCGTGCTCGGCGCCGATGATAAAGCAGGCGTTGCCGCTATATTGGAAGCGGTGCGGGTTTTGCAGGAACAAAAACTGCCGCATGGCGACTTGGAGCTGGTGTTTACCACATGCGAAGAGGTGGGTTTATCGGGCGTCAAGTTCCTGGATTTCCCCCGGCTTAAGGCCCGGATGGGCTATGTGCTGGACAGCAACGGCCCGGCCGGCACTATTATCAACCGGGGACCTTCCCAGGATGAGATATATGCTGAAATGCTCGGCGTGGCGGCACACGCCGGTATCAACCCGGAAGACGGGGTCAACGCCATACAGGTGGCATCACGGGCTATCGCAGCTATGCAGCTGGGCCGCATTGACCACGAAACCACTGCCAATATAGGTATCATTTCCGGCGGTGTGGCTATTAATATTGTACCCGAAAAAGTAATGATCAAAGGTGAAACGAGAAGCCTGCAGGAACAAAAACGTATTAAACATACTAAAATTATCTGCGAGACATTGGAACGAGCGGCCCGGGAGGGCGGTGCACAGTTGGAGGTAAAAGTGGAAAATATTTATCCCGCCATGGCAGTGCCGGAAGACTCTTTAGTCGTGCGGCTGGCCCAAAAGGCGGCCCGTGACATAGGCTTGCAGCCCGTGGTTAAAAGTACGGGCGGCGGCAGCGATACCCATATATTTAACGAACATGGCATATTGTCGGTAAACCTGGGCATTGCCATGCAGAAGGTGCATACCACCGATGAATTTATAACTGTTGAAGATCTGGTCATGGATGCCGCTTACGTGCTGGCCGTCATCAATGCCGCGACAGCCCGGGCGGCCGGGAAGGGAGCATCGGCATTTTGA
- a CDS encoding 2-oxoacid:acceptor oxidoreductase family protein, producing the protein MFEGILIAGFGGQGVLSTGQLLAYAGMMEDKHVAWIPSYGPEMRGGTANCGVTISSEPISSPVVSEPTVLIAMNRPSLEKFEPTVVPGGLILVNSSLISIKTTRSDVRTVYVPANDLAEELGNGKIANNIILGALLELTGVVSGDAVLESLKKVLPPKRHNLIPINGEALEKGCQLARGQA; encoded by the coding sequence ATGTTCGAGGGTATTTTAATTGCGGGTTTTGGCGGGCAGGGTGTCTTGTCCACAGGCCAGTTGCTGGCTTATGCCGGAATGATGGAGGATAAGCACGTGGCCTGGATTCCCTCCTATGGTCCGGAGATGCGCGGCGGTACGGCCAACTGTGGTGTAACTATTTCCAGCGAGCCCATCAGCTCACCGGTTGTCAGCGAGCCTACCGTGCTGATAGCTATGAACCGGCCTTCCCTGGAAAAATTTGAGCCTACTGTGGTGCCGGGCGGGCTTATTTTAGTGAATAGCTCGCTGATCAGTATTAAAACCACACGCTCCGATGTGCGCACCGTTTACGTGCCGGCCAATGATCTGGCCGAGGAACTTGGTAACGGTAAGATAGCCAATAATATCATACTAGGTGCACTGCTTGAATTAACCGGCGTGGTATCCGGCGATGCCGTTCTGGAATCGCTGAAAAAAGTGCTGCCGCCTAAACGTCACAATCTAATTCCCATCAATGGCGAAGCACTCGAAAAAGGCTGTCAGTTGGCCAGAGGGCAGGCTTAA
- a CDS encoding thiamine pyrophosphate-dependent enzyme, which yields MKKIFTRPEALTDLPFHYCPGCTHGIAHRLVAEVIDEMDIYERALGIAPVGCSVFIYNYLDIDMYQAAHGRAPAVGTGIKRVLPDRLVFTYQGDGDAAAIGTGELVHAAARGEKITVLFINNAVYAMTGGQMAPTTLLGQKTTTTPYGRDKDANGLPVKVCEMLAPLDGSAYLARVSLHNPKHIMMAKKAIRKAFEVQMRGDGFTLVEILSSCPTNWGLPPLEALKWLEEKMIPYYPLGEYKTPAEEVQI from the coding sequence ATGAAAAAGATTTTTACCAGGCCGGAGGCGCTGACAGATTTACCTTTTCACTACTGTCCGGGCTGCACCCATGGCATTGCCCACCGCTTGGTGGCTGAGGTTATTGATGAAATGGATATCTACGAGCGGGCGCTGGGCATAGCGCCGGTGGGCTGTTCCGTATTTATATATAATTATCTGGATATTGATATGTATCAGGCGGCCCATGGACGGGCACCGGCGGTGGGTACAGGCATCAAGCGGGTACTGCCCGACCGGCTGGTGTTCACTTATCAGGGCGACGGCGACGCGGCCGCTATCGGTACAGGCGAGCTGGTGCATGCGGCGGCCCGGGGTGAAAAGATAACCGTACTTTTTATTAACAATGCGGTTTACGCCATGACCGGCGGGCAAATGGCGCCGACCACGCTGCTGGGACAGAAAACCACTACCACTCCCTACGGTCGGGATAAGGATGCCAACGGTTTGCCCGTCAAGGTTTGTGAAATGCTGGCGCCCCTGGACGGCAGTGCCTATCTGGCCAGGGTTTCCCTGCACAATCCCAAGCATATCATGATGGCTAAAAAAGCTATTCGCAAAGCATTTGAAGTGCAAATGCGCGGCGACGGGTTTACTCTGGTGGAAATACTCAGCTCCTGTCCCACCAACTGGGGTCTGCCTCCTTTGGAAGCGCTAAAATGGTTGGAGGAAAAAATGATTCCTTATTACCCACTGGGTGAGTACAAGACTCCGGCGGAGGAGGTTCAGATATAA
- a CDS encoding 3-methyl-2-oxobutanoate dehydrogenase subunit VorB has translation MAKVLMKGNEAIGEGAVRAGCRYFFGYPITPQSELPHYLAKRMPQVGGIYLQSESETAAANMVFGAAGAGARVMTSSSGPGISLMQEGISYLAGAELPCVVVNMIRGGPGLGNIAPAQSDYFQAVKGGGHGDYRLICLAPASVQEIIDLMQDAFDLADKYRNPVMLLADGVLGQMMEPVDLGDEILRQAPEKEWAATGRKKGGPKRLINSLYIVPEDCEQHNIRLSQKYSVITKEEQRWEEYRLDDAKLVIVAFGTCARICKAVIDRAREEGLAVGLIRPITVWPFPNDVLSRVRETAEQFLSVEMNMGQMVEDVRLAVEGRKPVHFYGRVGGMMPVARDVLEEVKKLYNGGAV, from the coding sequence TTGGCTAAAGTATTGATGAAAGGTAATGAAGCAATCGGGGAAGGCGCCGTACGGGCCGGTTGTCGTTACTTTTTTGGTTATCCCATTACTCCGCAGAGCGAATTGCCGCATTATCTGGCCAAGCGTATGCCCCAGGTGGGCGGTATATATCTGCAGTCGGAAAGCGAAACAGCGGCGGCTAACATGGTCTTTGGCGCCGCCGGTGCCGGTGCCCGGGTGATGACATCATCTTCGGGTCCGGGTATCAGCTTGATGCAAGAGGGTATTTCTTATCTGGCCGGTGCTGAGCTGCCCTGTGTAGTGGTGAATATGATCAGGGGCGGCCCAGGCCTGGGTAATATAGCTCCCGCTCAGTCTGATTATTTTCAGGCAGTTAAAGGCGGTGGGCACGGTGATTACCGGCTGATCTGTCTGGCTCCGGCATCAGTGCAGGAAATCATTGATTTAATGCAGGATGCCTTTGACTTGGCGGATAAATATCGTAACCCCGTGATGCTGCTGGCTGACGGTGTTTTGGGCCAGATGATGGAACCGGTGGATCTGGGAGACGAAATACTAAGACAGGCACCGGAAAAAGAATGGGCGGCCACGGGACGTAAAAAAGGCGGTCCCAAACGATTGATCAACTCGTTATATATCGTACCGGAGGATTGTGAACAGCATAATATCAGGTTATCACAAAAATACTCTGTCATAACCAAAGAAGAGCAGCGCTGGGAGGAATACCGGCTGGATGATGCCAAACTGGTCATAGTGGCCTTTGGCACTTGCGCCAGGATTTGTAAGGCTGTCATCGACCGCGCCCGGGAAGAAGGACTGGCGGTTGGTTTAATCAGGCCTATTACAGTATGGCCTTTTCCCAACGATGTGTTGTCCAGGGTAAGGGAAACCGCCGAGCAATTCCTGTCCGTGGAAATGAACATGGGACAAATGGTGGAAGATGTGCGACTGGCAGTGGAAGGCAGAAAGCCGGTGCACTTTTACGGACGGGTGGGCGGCATGATGCCCGTAGCCCGGGACGTGCTTGAAGAGGTTAAAAAACTGTACAACGGGGGTGCGGTATAA
- a CDS encoding 4Fe-4S binding protein: MAQITFREDRCKGCQLCTAVCPKQLIKMAGHINVMGFHPATVEEPEKCTGCALCARMCPDLVIEVAKEEKKVG, encoded by the coding sequence TTGGCGCAAATAACATTTCGGGAAGATCGCTGCAAAGGTTGCCAATTGTGCACCGCAGTATGTCCCAAACAGTTAATTAAGATGGCTGGGCACATTAATGTAATGGGCTTTCACCCGGCCACTGTGGAAGAACCCGAAAAATGCACCGGGTGTGCACTGTGTGCCCGCATGTGTCCAGATTTGGTGATTGAAGTGGCAAAGGAGGAAAAGAAGGTTGGCTAA
- a CDS encoding glycosyltransferase family 2 protein: protein MSPKRVAALIPAYNEAEYITATVTALAALSEVNEIVVVDDASSDSTAELAAAAGARVIGLPCNSGKGAALNRGSEQIRADIVMLLDGDLGDSAGNARLLLEPVLAGRADMTVAHFPPPRIKGGFGLVKGLARKGIKFYTGLEMQSPLSGQRVMTRQVMDKLLPFASGYGVEVGLTIKAARAGFKVLEVPVPMTHAETGRDLKGFWHRGRQFCHIARVLAKAAVVK, encoded by the coding sequence ATGTCCCCTAAGCGGGTTGCAGCCTTAATACCGGCCTACAACGAAGCAGAATATATTACCGCCACTGTTACGGCACTGGCGGCACTATCCGAAGTGAACGAGATTGTAGTGGTGGACGATGCATCCTCCGATTCCACTGCTGAACTTGCCGCGGCTGCGGGGGCAAGGGTAATTGGCCTGCCTTGCAATAGCGGTAAAGGTGCCGCGCTTAACAGGGGCAGCGAGCAAATTAGGGCCGATATAGTTATGCTGCTGGATGGTGATCTGGGTGATTCAGCCGGAAATGCCCGGTTGCTGTTGGAGCCTGTGCTGGCCGGGCGGGCCGATATGACTGTGGCTCACTTTCCGCCGCCCCGGATTAAAGGCGGTTTTGGCCTGGTTAAGGGCTTGGCCAGAAAAGGCATTAAATTTTATACCGGCCTGGAAATGCAATCTCCTCTGTCCGGGCAGCGAGTGATGACTCGTCAGGTAATGGATAAACTGTTGCCCTTTGCCTCGGGTTACGGGGTAGAGGTGGGGCTGACTATCAAAGCGGCCCGGGCCGGATTTAAGGTATTGGAAGTACCGGTGCCGATGACCCACGCGGAAACAGGTCGTGATCTGAAAGGCTTCTGGCATCGCGGCAGGCAATTCTGTCATATCGCGCGGGTACTGGCTAAAGCCGCGGTGGTTAAATAA
- a CDS encoding copper transporter: MIIDYKYHIASLVAVFLALGIGILIGSTLLGNDALIDYQKQVTNKLEDQLQSLRKTNETIQVRANTLETDSNMHQQFEKQVLPVLVAGKLADKNFALVELNNFGFPPELAEAIKDAGGHVNSVTSVNSIEDEKHIISMLQKDLVWPVTTGDEFYKRLGTEIANNINTGENQAVISYLVEKELIKTSGEYGVPVDGLIIVGGSYKESNRNMQIDISLIDYFSELNIPVVGVEETDVSFSSMKEYQRKHISTVDNIDTAPGQMAMVLVLGGQPGHYGIKSTAQKLMPDIPGQET; encoded by the coding sequence ATGATCATTGATTATAAATACCACATTGCTTCGCTGGTAGCTGTGTTTCTGGCTTTGGGAATAGGTATTTTGATAGGCAGTACTTTGCTGGGCAACGATGCGCTGATTGATTATCAAAAACAAGTTACCAATAAGTTGGAAGACCAGCTGCAATCGTTAAGGAAAACTAATGAAACAATACAGGTTCGGGCTAATACATTGGAAACAGACTCCAATATGCATCAACAATTTGAGAAACAAGTGCTTCCGGTATTGGTGGCCGGTAAGTTGGCCGATAAAAATTTTGCTCTGGTAGAGCTCAATAATTTTGGTTTTCCTCCGGAGCTTGCAGAGGCAATAAAAGATGCCGGGGGGCACGTTAATTCCGTTACTTCAGTCAACTCTATTGAAGATGAAAAGCATATAATCAGCATGTTGCAAAAGGATCTCGTGTGGCCGGTTACTACCGGCGACGAATTTTACAAAAGATTGGGCACCGAGATAGCTAATAACATTAACACCGGAGAAAACCAGGCGGTTATCAGCTATCTTGTGGAAAAGGAATTAATTAAAACCAGCGGTGAATACGGGGTGCCGGTGGATGGACTGATTATTGTCGGTGGCAGTTACAAGGAAAGCAATAGAAATATGCAGATTGACATATCTTTAATAGATTATTTTAGTGAATTAAACATCCCCGTTGTTGGAGTGGAGGAAACAGATGTCTCTTTTTCCTCGATGAAAGAGTACCAGCGCAAACATATTAGTACGGTGGATAATATAGACACTGCACCCGGTCAGATGGCTATGGTACTGGTATTGGGCGGACAACCCGGTCATTATGGAATTAAATCCACGGCACAAAAGCTGATGCCCGATATACCGGGCCAGGAGACTTAA
- the steA gene encoding putative cytokinetic ring protein SteA encodes MATKGTVRLDKKTKHLVKRLQPGDIAVIDHRDLDEVAANALVEAHVKAVVNVNTSMSEIYPNCGPLTIVEAGIKLVDCTGSDLFAILTEGQEVEVKNGRVILSGTVLAVGEELTADKIKQKMEATRANIEGVLSRFVQNTMDYARNEIGLICGEYKVPNVCTVFKEKHALIVVRGKNYKEDLRAIKSYIDEIKPVLIGVDGGADALTEFGLQPDIIVGDMDSVSDKTLLCGAELVVHAYPDGRAPGMARLQELGLAALTYAAPGTSEDIAMLIAYEKGAELIVAVGTHSNMIDFLEKGRKGMASTFLVRAKVGSILIDAKGVSKLYKSRLRAKHLAPIFVAALLPVVAVAVISPSTRELLRLLFIQFRLLVGI; translated from the coding sequence ATGGCCACTAAAGGTACTGTACGGCTGGATAAAAAAACAAAACACCTGGTTAAACGTTTGCAGCCTGGTGATATTGCCGTAATCGATCACCGTGATCTCGACGAGGTAGCAGCTAATGCTTTGGTGGAAGCCCATGTAAAAGCGGTGGTTAATGTTAACACTTCCATGAGTGAAATATACCCCAATTGCGGGCCCTTAACCATAGTGGAAGCGGGCATCAAACTTGTGGATTGTACGGGTAGTGATTTGTTTGCCATATTAACGGAAGGCCAGGAAGTAGAAGTGAAAAATGGCCGGGTGATCTTATCCGGTACTGTTCTGGCAGTTGGCGAGGAGTTAACGGCTGATAAAATAAAACAAAAAATGGAGGCTACTAGAGCTAATATCGAAGGTGTGTTATCTCGTTTTGTACAAAACACCATGGATTACGCCCGGAATGAAATCGGCTTAATTTGCGGTGAATACAAAGTGCCGAATGTCTGTACTGTATTTAAGGAAAAACATGCTCTCATTGTTGTGCGTGGAAAAAATTATAAAGAAGATTTAAGAGCCATCAAGTCTTATATTGATGAAATAAAACCGGTATTAATTGGTGTTGACGGTGGGGCTGATGCCTTAACGGAGTTCGGTCTGCAGCCCGATATTATTGTAGGTGATATGGACAGTGTCAGTGACAAAACATTGTTATGTGGTGCTGAGCTGGTAGTACACGCTTATCCCGATGGTCGCGCACCGGGCATGGCGCGTCTGCAGGAATTGGGTTTGGCAGCATTAACCTACGCCGCACCCGGAACCAGCGAGGATATTGCCATGTTGATAGCCTATGAAAAGGGAGCTGAACTGATTGTAGCGGTAGGCACACATTCAAATATGATTGATTTCCTTGAGAAGGGGCGCAAGGGAATGGCCAGCACTTTTTTAGTGCGGGCCAAGGTTGGTTCGATATTAATTGATGCCAAAGGAGTGAGCAAGCTATATAAAAGCAGGCTGCGCGCCAAACATCTGGCCCCTATTTTTGTTGCGGCACTGTTGCCTGTCGTTGCTGTTGCTGTGATTTCCCCTTCAACCAGGGAATTGCTGCGCCTTTTGTTTATTCAGTTTCGACTATTGGTTGGAATTTAA
- the spo0A gene encoding sporulation transcription factor Spo0A: MRNVIKVLLADDNREFCELLKEFLQQQEEFRLVGIAQNGLEALDLIQDEAPDVLVLDVIMPHLDGIGVLEKLNEFKNRPRVIMLTAFGQENITQRAVELGADYYILKPFDFSVLATRIRQLAGGFKVSPYISVAKPKNLDVAVTNIIHEMGVPAHIKGYHYLRDAILQVIEDVNLLGAVTKELYPMIAHKYKTTPSRVERAIRHAIELAWDRGNIEMMTKFFGYTINLQRGKPTNSEFIAMVADKLRIEAKVS, encoded by the coding sequence ATGAGAAACGTAATTAAAGTACTATTAGCAGATGATAACAGAGAATTTTGTGAATTATTGAAAGAATTCTTACAACAGCAGGAAGAATTCAGGCTGGTAGGTATTGCACAAAACGGTTTGGAAGCGTTGGATTTAATTCAAGATGAAGCACCTGATGTTTTGGTTTTGGATGTTATTATGCCGCATTTGGATGGTATTGGTGTATTAGAAAAACTTAATGAATTTAAAAACAGGCCCAGGGTAATTATGTTAACAGCTTTTGGTCAGGAGAATATTACCCAAAGGGCTGTGGAACTAGGTGCGGATTATTATATTCTAAAACCTTTTGATTTTTCGGTGCTGGCCACTAGAATTAGGCAGCTGGCCGGTGGGTTTAAGGTTTCACCATATATTTCGGTGGCCAAGCCTAAAAATTTAGATGTTGCTGTTACAAATATAATCCATGAAATGGGTGTACCTGCACATATCAAAGGATATCATTATTTGAGAGATGCTATTTTACAAGTTATTGAGGATGTTAACCTGCTGGGGGCGGTAACCAAAGAGTTATATCCCATGATTGCACATAAATATAAAACTACTCCCAGCCGGGTGGAAAGAGCTATTCGGCATGCTATCGAGTTGGCTTGGGATAGGGGTAATATAGAAATGATGACCAAGTTTTTCGGCTACACCATTAATCTGCAGCGCGGCAAGCCAACCAATTCAGAGTTTATTGCCATGGTGGCCGATAAATTACGTATTGAAGCTAAAGTCAGTTAA
- the spoIVB gene encoding SpoIVB peptidase yields MPGAVIQNISLNLRSASEIFSVDGNQYREFTYDPQKTLPVALKPGQLEMQVKLFGLLPIHRMMVDVVEAKSVIPGGQSIGVLLHTEGVMVVGEAAVEKDGRNFFPARAAGVAVGDLIIKINGSKINGENQLQELVDKYGKQGKDIVLLIKHGNKNKLTKIEPILCEKTGRYRIGLFIKSSTAGVGTLTFYEPQTKTYGALGHMITDFESGHKLNPVDGKIVEATVKGLHPGRKGAPGEKLGVFKGKSDIIGNIESNTNCGIFGKLQKGIRNPYYSQPIPLAMKYQVEEAPAEILTVLEGDKIEKFNIEILDVLPAGNHGKGLVIQVTDQELIRRTGGIIQGMSGSPIIQNGRFVGAVTHVFINDPTKGYGVLAENMLKEAKLLNVKHTEKIAG; encoded by the coding sequence TTGCCGGGAGCTGTTATTCAAAACATAAGTTTAAACTTGCGCTCTGCTTCGGAAATTTTTTCGGTTGACGGTAATCAATACCGGGAGTTTACTTATGATCCTCAAAAAACACTGCCTGTGGCTTTAAAACCGGGACAGCTGGAAATGCAGGTCAAGCTGTTTGGTTTGTTGCCCATTCACCGGATGATGGTAGATGTAGTAGAAGCTAAAAGTGTCATACCGGGCGGCCAATCTATCGGTGTTTTGCTGCATACCGAAGGCGTAATGGTGGTTGGGGAAGCTGCCGTGGAAAAAGATGGCCGGAATTTTTTCCCGGCCCGGGCAGCGGGTGTTGCAGTAGGCGATTTGATAATAAAAATCAACGGTTCTAAAATAAACGGCGAAAATCAATTGCAGGAATTAGTTGATAAATACGGCAAGCAAGGTAAGGATATTGTTCTGCTGATTAAACATGGAAACAAAAATAAGCTGACTAAAATAGAACCTATCTTATGTGAAAAAACCGGTCGTTACCGCATTGGGCTATTTATTAAAAGCAGCACCGCCGGTGTGGGTACATTAACATTTTATGAGCCTCAAACTAAAACATACGGGGCACTTGGACATATGATTACTGATTTTGAAAGCGGTCATAAACTTAATCCGGTTGACGGTAAGATAGTTGAAGCAACGGTAAAAGGTTTACACCCCGGCAGAAAAGGAGCTCCCGGCGAAAAATTGGGGGTTTTTAAAGGAAAGAGCGATATTATCGGAAACATAGAAAGCAATACTAATTGCGGTATATTTGGTAAACTTCAAAAAGGTATCCGCAACCCCTATTACAGCCAACCAATACCACTGGCCATGAAATATCAGGTTGAGGAGGCCCCGGCCGAAATATTAACGGTATTGGAAGGTGATAAGATAGAAAAGTTTAATATAGAAATATTGGATGTATTACCTGCCGGTAATCATGGCAAAGGACTGGTTATTCAAGTTACGGATCAAGAGTTAATAAGGCGTACAGGCGGCATTATTCAAGGCATGAGCGGCAGTCCCATTATACAAAACGGCAGATTCGTAGGAGCTGTTACCCATGTGTTTATCAACGACCCCACCAAGGGATATGGCGTTCTGGCAGAAAATATGTTAAAGGAAGCAAAGCTATTAAATGTGAAGCATACGGAAAAGATAGCGGGATAG